Proteins co-encoded in one Ponticoccus alexandrii genomic window:
- the smc gene encoding chromosome segregation protein SMC: protein MQFTKLRLTGFKSFVDPTDLIIARGLTGVVGPNGCGKSNLLEALRWVMGETRAKAMRGGGMEDVIFAGAATRPARNFAEVCLTIDNADRLAPAGFNETDQLEIVRRITRDVGSAYKVNAKDVRARDVQMLFADAATGATSPALVRQGQISELINAKPKNRRKVLEDAAGIGGLYQRRHEAELKLNSAEQNLLRVDDVVEQLAAQLAQLARQAKQAARYRAIGEELRQAEGLLLYRRWREADDTRSAAEAALRETITAAARAETAAREAEALRATQEEALPPLREEEAIAAAILQRLTVQRDALGDQEKQAQDRIATLTKRIEQLARDMEREAGLNRDAGETIDRLEWEAKELAKAADGHDDRLAEAQEMASDAASVLHEREADLSAQTEDVARLAARHQSAQRFLADSRKTLDRTEAEAEKARAAVTQARETLETGTEAAERAHFAQEHAAEMAEQAEVALSEAETARAETQGREAEARGERSSAEGELNALSAEVTALARLLDRDTAEGGQILDRLQVEQGFEKALGAALADDLRAPEVAGDGPTGWLVLPAYDASQPLPQGVTALTQHVSVPDVLERRMSQIGLVDAEAGPRLQPLLQPGQRLVSLEGDLWRWDGYRAWAEDQPSAAALRLEQLNRLEALKQEMTEAEARLDGTRSAHEALVARLSDLTRADKDARDARRSADQALTDATRALNRAENDRDLAESRLENATLAVKRYEDEAGAARGQLLEAERAQAGLEDLDEARARAEDVKLTVEAARMTMMARRSAADELRREGEARKGRSQQVTKELSGWRHRLETAEKRAQELAERKAGAEDELAVASDVPGELAAKRTEMSDSIAEAEERRGVAADALASAETALRATIASERDAERLAGEAREARARAEARAEAARETVTAAAERIVEEMEVTPAQLLEKLDVDPDQTPPADAIEQEVSRLKRQRDALGAVNLRAEEDAREVQEEHDALVAEKADLEEAIRTLRNGIASLNREGRERLLTAFEQVNSNFTMLFTHLFGGGEANLVMVESDDPLEAGLEIMCQPPGKKLSTLSLMSGGEQTLTCLALIFAVFMANPSPICVLDEVDAPLDDANVTRFCDMLDEMCRRTETRFLIITHHAVTMARMDRLFGVTMQEQGVSQLVSVDLKRAEKLVA, encoded by the coding sequence GTGCAGTTCACAAAACTCCGGCTTACGGGCTTCAAGAGCTTCGTCGATCCGACGGACCTGATCATCGCGCGCGGGCTGACCGGCGTGGTCGGGCCGAACGGCTGCGGCAAGTCCAACCTGCTGGAGGCGCTGCGCTGGGTGATGGGCGAGACCCGCGCCAAGGCCATGCGCGGCGGCGGGATGGAGGACGTGATCTTCGCCGGGGCCGCGACCCGGCCCGCCCGCAACTTCGCCGAGGTCTGCCTGACCATCGACAACGCCGACCGCCTTGCGCCCGCCGGCTTCAACGAGACCGACCAGTTGGAGATCGTGCGCCGCATCACCCGTGATGTGGGGTCCGCCTACAAGGTCAACGCCAAGGACGTGCGGGCGCGCGACGTGCAGATGCTCTTTGCCGATGCGGCGACGGGGGCGACCTCTCCCGCGCTGGTGCGGCAGGGGCAGATCTCGGAACTGATCAACGCCAAGCCCAAGAACCGCCGCAAGGTGCTGGAGGATGCCGCCGGGATCGGCGGCCTGTATCAGCGCCGGCACGAGGCGGAACTGAAGCTCAACAGCGCCGAACAGAACCTGTTGCGCGTCGACGACGTGGTGGAACAACTGGCCGCGCAGCTGGCGCAACTGGCGCGGCAGGCCAAGCAGGCGGCGCGCTACCGGGCCATCGGCGAGGAATTGCGGCAGGCCGAGGGTCTGCTGCTCTACCGCCGCTGGCGCGAGGCCGACGACACCCGATCCGCTGCCGAGGCCGCGCTGCGCGAGACCATCACCGCCGCCGCCCGGGCCGAGACCGCCGCCCGCGAAGCCGAGGCCCTGCGCGCCACGCAGGAAGAGGCCCTGCCGCCGCTGCGCGAGGAAGAGGCCATCGCCGCCGCGATCCTGCAACGGCTGACCGTGCAGCGCGACGCGCTCGGCGATCAGGAAAAGCAGGCGCAGGACCGCATCGCCACGCTGACCAAGCGGATCGAGCAACTGGCCCGCGACATGGAGCGTGAGGCCGGGCTGAACCGCGACGCGGGCGAGACCATCGACCGCCTCGAATGGGAGGCAAAGGAGCTTGCCAAGGCCGCTGACGGGCACGATGACCGGCTGGCCGAGGCGCAGGAGATGGCGTCGGACGCCGCGTCGGTCCTGCACGAGCGCGAGGCCGACCTTTCGGCCCAGACCGAGGACGTGGCGCGCCTTGCCGCCCGCCATCAGTCGGCGCAGCGCTTCCTTGCGGACAGCCGCAAGACGCTGGACCGTACCGAGGCCGAGGCCGAAAAGGCCCGCGCCGCCGTCACGCAGGCCCGCGAGACGCTGGAAACCGGCACCGAGGCCGCCGAGCGCGCGCATTTTGCGCAGGAGCATGCCGCCGAGATGGCCGAGCAGGCCGAGGTCGCCCTGTCCGAGGCCGAGACCGCCCGCGCCGAGACGCAGGGGCGCGAGGCCGAGGCGCGGGGCGAACGATCCAGCGCCGAGGGCGAGCTGAACGCGCTTTCTGCCGAGGTGACGGCGCTGGCGCGGCTTCTGGATCGCGACACAGCCGAGGGCGGGCAGATCCTCGACCGGCTGCAGGTCGAACAGGGCTTTGAAAAGGCGCTGGGTGCGGCGCTGGCCGACGATCTGCGCGCGCCCGAGGTGGCGGGTGATGGCCCGACCGGCTGGCTGGTGCTGCCCGCCTACGACGCCTCGCAGCCGCTGCCGCAGGGTGTGACGGCGCTGACGCAGCATGTCTCGGTGCCCGATGTCCTGGAACGGCGGATGTCGCAGATCGGTCTCGTCGATGCCGAGGCCGGACCGCGCCTGCAACCGCTCTTGCAACCCGGGCAGCGGCTGGTCTCGCTGGAAGGTGATCTCTGGCGCTGGGACGGCTACCGCGCCTGGGCCGAGGACCAGCCCTCTGCCGCCGCGCTACGGCTGGAGCAGTTGAACCGGCTGGAGGCGCTGAAGCAGGAAATGACCGAGGCCGAGGCGCGGCTCGACGGGACCCGCTCGGCCCACGAGGCGCTGGTGGCGCGGCTGTCGGACCTGACGCGCGCCGACAAAGATGCGCGCGACGCCCGGCGCAGCGCCGATCAGGCCCTGACGGACGCGACCCGCGCCCTGAACCGCGCCGAGAACGACCGCGATCTGGCCGAGAGCCGGCTGGAGAACGCCACTCTGGCGGTGAAGCGCTACGAGGACGAGGCTGGCGCCGCGCGCGGGCAGTTGCTGGAGGCCGAGCGCGCGCAGGCCGGGCTGGAGGATCTGGACGAGGCCCGCGCCCGCGCCGAGGACGTCAAGCTGACGGTCGAGGCGGCGCGCATGACGATGATGGCCCGCCGCTCTGCCGCCGATGAATTGCGGCGCGAGGGCGAGGCTCGCAAGGGCCGATCCCAGCAGGTGACCAAGGAACTTTCGGGCTGGCGCCACCGTCTGGAAACCGCCGAGAAGCGCGCGCAGGAACTGGCGGAGCGCAAGGCGGGGGCCGAGGACGAGCTGGCCGTGGCCTCGGACGTGCCCGGGGAACTGGCGGCCAAGCGGACCGAGATGTCGGACTCCATCGCCGAGGCCGAAGAGCGCCGGGGCGTGGCCGCCGATGCGCTGGCCTCTGCCGAGACGGCGCTGCGGGCCACCATCGCGTCCGAGCGCGACGCCGAGCGGCTGGCCGGCGAGGCCCGCGAGGCCCGCGCCCGCGCCGAGGCCCGCGCCGAGGCCGCGCGCGAGACCGTCACTGCCGCCGCCGAGCGCATCGTCGAGGAGATGGAAGTCACGCCCGCGCAGCTTCTGGAAAAGCTGGACGTGGACCCGGACCAGACGCCGCCCGCCGATGCGATCGAGCAGGAGGTGAGCCGCCTGAAGCGCCAGCGCGACGCGCTTGGCGCGGTCAACCTGCGCGCCGAGGAAGACGCCCGCGAGGTGCAGGAAGAGCATGACGCGCTGGTGGCCGAGAAGGCCGACCTCGAGGAAGCGATCCGCACCCTGCGCAACGGCATCGCCTCGCTGAACCGAGAGGGGCGCGAGCGGCTGCTGACCGCCTTCGAGCAGGTGAACTCGAACTTCACCATGCTGTTCACCCACCTCTTCGGCGGCGGTGAGGCGAACCTCGTCATGGTCGAATCCGACGACCCGCTCGAGGCCGGTCTGGAGATCATGTGCCAGCCGCCGGGCAAGAAGCTGTCGACGCTCTCGCTGATGTCGGGCGGCGAGCAGACGCTGACCTGTCTGGCGCTGATCTTCGCGGTCTTCATGGCCAACCCCTCGCCGATCTGCGTGCTGGACGAGGTGGACGCGCCGCTGGACGACGCCAACGTCACGCGCTTCTGCGACATGCTGGACGAAATGTGCCGCCGGACCGAGACGCGGTTCCTGATCATCACCCACCACGCGGTGACGATGGCGCGGATGGACCGGCTGTTCGGCGTGACCATGCAGGAGCAGGGCGTGTCTCAGCTGGTCTCGGTGGACCTCAAGCGGGCCGAGAAGCTGGTGGCCTGA
- a CDS encoding 3-keto-5-aminohexanoate cleavage protein: MTKPCIICVAITGSVPRKSDNPAVPVTIEEQIESTQAAFEAGASIAHCHVRAEDETPTSDPERFARLKEGLEKHCPGMIVQLSTGGRSGAGQARGGMLPLRPDMASLSVGSNNFPSRVYENPPDLVDWLASEMKTHEVKPEIEAFDLSHIFKAAEMNRDGRIPGKLYVQFVMGVKNAMPCDREVFDYYIKTVQRLVPDAEWCAAGIGRHQVEVNEWCIAAGGHTRTGLEDNVRWDKQTLAPSNAALVQRAVDLCEKYERPVATWQQAREILGLRAV, translated from the coding sequence ATGACGAAACCCTGCATCATCTGCGTTGCCATCACCGGCTCTGTCCCCCGCAAGTCGGACAACCCGGCGGTGCCCGTGACGATCGAAGAGCAGATCGAAAGCACGCAGGCGGCCTTCGAGGCGGGCGCTTCCATCGCCCATTGCCACGTCCGCGCCGAGGACGAGACCCCGACCTCGGACCCCGAGCGCTTTGCCCGTCTCAAGGAGGGGCTGGAAAAGCACTGCCCCGGCATGATCGTGCAGCTGTCGACCGGGGGGCGCTCCGGCGCCGGTCAGGCGCGCGGCGGGATGCTGCCGCTGCGGCCCGACATGGCGTCCCTATCGGTCGGATCGAACAACTTCCCGAGCCGGGTCTACGAGAATCCGCCGGATCTGGTGGACTGGCTGGCGTCGGAGATGAAGACCCACGAGGTCAAGCCCGAGATCGAGGCCTTCGACCTAAGCCACATCTTCAAGGCCGCCGAGATGAACCGCGACGGGCGCATTCCCGGCAAGCTCTACGTGCAGTTCGTCATGGGTGTGAAGAATGCCATGCCCTGCGACCGCGAGGTTTTCGACTACTATATCAAGACGGTGCAGCGGCTGGTGCCGGATGCCGAGTGGTGCGCGGCGGGCATCGGCCGCCACCAGGTCGAGGTCAACGAATGGTGCATCGCGGCAGGCGGCCACACCCGCACCGGGCTGGAGGACAACGTCCGCTGGGACAAACAGACGCTGGCGCCCTCCAACGCGGCGCTGGTGCAGCGCGCGGTGGACCTGTGCGAGAAATACGAGCGTCCCGTGGCCACATGGCAGCAGGCCCGCGAGATCCTCGGGCTGCGTGCGGTCTGA
- the pcaG gene encoding protocatechuate 3,4-dioxygenase subunit alpha, translating to MTRAKETASQTAGPYVHIGCTPNFLGIEGIFPEDLGTRMITGEPEGERITVTGSVIDGAGNVLKDALVEIWQADAAGQFPGHGAAPGFTGWGRSPGDMETGEFSFETLKPGRVPWHDGRKQAPHITVWVVARGINLGLHTRIYFPDEEEANAEDPILQRVEHRQRIQTLIADKTDEGYRFDIRLQGEDETIFFDI from the coding sequence ATGACCCGCGCCAAGGAAACCGCCTCGCAGACCGCCGGGCCCTACGTCCACATCGGCTGCACCCCCAATTTCCTCGGGATCGAGGGCATCTTCCCCGAGGACCTCGGCACGCGGATGATCACCGGCGAGCCCGAGGGCGAACGCATCACCGTGACCGGATCGGTCATCGACGGCGCGGGCAACGTGCTGAAGGACGCGCTGGTGGAGATCTGGCAGGCTGACGCCGCGGGCCAGTTCCCGGGCCACGGGGCGGCTCCCGGCTTCACCGGTTGGGGCCGCAGCCCCGGCGACATGGAGACGGGGGAGTTCAGCTTCGAGACCCTGAAACCGGGTCGCGTCCCCTGGCACGACGGCCGCAAGCAGGCGCCGCACATCACTGTCTGGGTGGTCGCGCGCGGCATCAACCTCGGCCTGCACACGCGGATCTACTTCCCCGACGAGGAAGAGGCCAATGCCGAGGATCCAATCCTGCAACGCGTCGAGCACCGCCAGCGCATCCAGACGCTGATCGCCGATAAAACCGACGAGGGCTACCGCTTCGACATCCGCCTTCAGGGCGAGGATGAGACGATCTTCTTCGACATCTGA
- the pcaH gene encoding protocatechuate 3,4-dioxygenase subunit beta — MTNGYTARDRAWHPPALTPLYKTSVARSPRFAPLGHATSASEETGPVFGHDILGPMDNDLITNFAAPGEMAIGPRIVVQGHVRDEFGRPVPHTLVEVWQANAGGRYRHKKEGYLAPLDPNFGGCGRCITDENGFYEFLTVKPGPYPWPNGPDDWRPAHIHLSVFGHSFAQRLITQLYFEGDPMIWQCPIVGTIPSKEAIEGLIARLDRANSLPMNALCYQFDITLRGRRQTMFENRPEGL, encoded by the coding sequence ATGACCAACGGATACACCGCGCGCGACCGCGCATGGCACCCGCCTGCGCTGACGCCGCTTTACAAGACCAGCGTGGCGCGCTCGCCGCGCTTCGCGCCGCTGGGCCACGCGACCTCGGCCTCCGAGGAAACCGGGCCGGTCTTCGGCCACGACATCCTCGGGCCGATGGACAACGACCTGATCACCAACTTCGCGGCGCCGGGCGAGATGGCCATCGGCCCGCGCATCGTGGTGCAGGGCCATGTCCGCGACGAGTTCGGCCGCCCGGTCCCGCATACGTTGGTCGAGGTCTGGCAGGCCAACGCGGGCGGGCGCTATCGCCACAAGAAAGAGGGCTACCTCGCACCGCTCGACCCCAACTTCGGCGGCTGCGGACGCTGCATCACGGACGAGAACGGCTTTTACGAGTTCCTGACCGTCAAGCCCGGCCCCTATCCATGGCCGAACGGTCCCGACGACTGGCGGCCCGCGCATATCCACCTCTCGGTCTTCGGCCATTCCTTCGCGCAGCGGCTGATCACGCAGCTCTACTTCGAAGGCGACCCGATGATCTGGCAATGCCCCATCGTCGGCACGATCCCTTCGAAAGAGGCCATTGAAGGTCTGATTGCCCGGCTCGACCGTGCCAACTCGCTACCGATGAACGCGCTCTGCTACCAGTTCGACATCACCCTGCGCGGCCGCCGCCAGACCATGTTCGAAAACCGCCCGGAGGGACTGTGA
- the pcaC gene encoding 4-carboxymuconolactone decarboxylase, with protein sequence MTNRFDTGMSVRRRILGEAHVDRAEAAKTDFDAPFQTMITESAWGTVWASDGISDRERSMLTLALLAATGNFEEIPMHIRATARTGATKADVAEAFQHVAIYAGVPRANHALKLAKQTYAEMEQD encoded by the coding sequence ATGACCAACCGTTTCGACACCGGCATGTCGGTGCGCCGCCGCATCCTCGGCGAGGCGCATGTCGACCGCGCCGAGGCGGCGAAGACCGACTTCGACGCGCCGTTTCAGACCATGATCACCGAAAGCGCCTGGGGCACGGTCTGGGCCTCTGACGGCATCAGTGACCGCGAAAGGTCCATGCTGACGCTGGCGCTGCTGGCGGCGACCGGCAACTTCGAAGAGATCCCGATGCACATCCGCGCCACCGCCCGCACCGGGGCGACGAAGGCCGATGTGGCCGAGGCTTTCCAGCACGTCGCGATCTACGCCGGTGTGCCGCGCGCCAACCACGCGCTGAAGCTGGCGAAACAGACCTACGCCGAGATGGAACAGGACTAA
- the pobA gene encoding 4-hydroxybenzoate 3-monooxygenase — translation MRTQICIIGGGPSGLLLGQLLHRQGIETVILERKTKDYVLGRIRAGILERGTVRLMREAGVGARMDRECFVHDGTVISYGDEEFRIDFTEHTGSHVVVYGQTEMTRDLYEAREAVGAPIVYEAEGVTIHGADTDAAHVTYVKNGTEHRIDCDFIAGCDGFHGVSRQAIPLSTRKEYEKIYPFGWLGVLSETPPVHEELIYAGSERGFALCSMRNANLSRYYIQCALSDSPADWTDAAFWQELRRRIPEEHAEALITGPTIEKSIAPLRSFVTEPMRWGRLFLCGDAAHIVPPTGAKGLNTAASDVHYLYTGLTQHYQGDDEGLDRYSERALSRVWKAERFSWWMTNLLHRYPHMSEFDIKMQQADVAFLKSNTQAQSVLAQNYIGLPY, via the coding sequence ATGCGCACGCAGATCTGTATCATCGGCGGAGGGCCGTCCGGGCTGCTTCTGGGCCAGCTTCTGCACCGTCAGGGCATCGAGACGGTCATCCTTGAACGCAAGACCAAGGACTATGTTCTGGGCCGCATCCGCGCGGGCATCCTGGAACGCGGCACCGTCAGGCTGATGCGCGAGGCGGGCGTTGGCGCGCGCATGGACCGCGAGTGCTTTGTCCATGACGGCACGGTGATCTCCTACGGCGACGAAGAGTTCCGCATCGACTTTACCGAGCACACCGGCAGCCATGTGGTGGTCTACGGCCAGACAGAGATGACCCGCGACCTCTACGAGGCGCGCGAAGCGGTCGGAGCGCCGATTGTCTACGAGGCCGAGGGCGTCACGATCCACGGCGCCGACACCGATGCGGCGCATGTGACCTACGTGAAGAACGGGACCGAACACCGCATCGACTGCGATTTCATTGCAGGGTGCGACGGCTTTCACGGCGTCAGCCGTCAGGCGATCCCGCTGAGCACCCGCAAGGAATACGAAAAGATCTACCCTTTCGGCTGGCTGGGCGTGCTGTCGGAAACGCCCCCCGTGCACGAGGAACTGATCTACGCCGGGTCAGAGCGGGGCTTTGCGCTGTGTTCCATGCGCAATGCCAACCTCAGCCGCTACTACATCCAGTGCGCGCTGTCCGACAGCCCCGCCGACTGGACCGACGCCGCCTTCTGGCAGGAACTGCGCCGCCGCATTCCCGAGGAACACGCCGAGGCGCTGATCACCGGCCCCACCATCGAGAAAAGCATCGCCCCCCTGCGTTCTTTCGTGACAGAGCCGATGCGCTGGGGGCGGCTGTTCCTTTGCGGCGACGCCGCCCATATCGTGCCACCCACCGGCGCCAAGGGGCTGAACACGGCGGCCAGCGACGTGCACTACCTCTACACCGGTCTGACGCAGCACTACCAAGGCGACGACGAGGGCCTCGACCGCTACTCGGAACGTGCGCTGTCCCGGGTCTGGAAGGCAGAGCGCTTCAGCTGGTGGATGACCAACCTGCTGCACCGCTACCCCCATATGTCCGAGTTCGACATCAAGATGCAGCAGGCCGACGTCGCCTTTCTGAAGTCCAACACGCAGGCGCAATCGGTTCTGGCACAGAACTACATCGGCCTGCCATACTGA
- the pcaQ gene encoding pca operon transcription factor PcaQ, translating to MESHLIDRRIKLRHVECYLAIARLGSLKAACAELNLTQPAVSKTLKELEDLLGAALMTRDRGGVRLTAEGRVFLEFAGQSLAALRRGLDGVAELRQGGGEALRVGALPSVAARLMPEAVLRFRALSPDTRLHLRDGAHGALTADLREGRLDMVIGRMGAAETMQGLSFMQLYQERVVLAARTGHPLADTTPPAEALARWPVLYPPEGAAIRPLVDRWCMAQGLTSFADRIDCVSGAFGRSYLRMTDALWFISEGVVAQDRADGRLVALPLDLGLTAGPVGLMTRPEAAASRSQQLFVRALRDAAEALPIS from the coding sequence ATGGAAAGTCACTTGATAGACCGGCGGATCAAGTTGCGGCATGTGGAGTGCTATCTGGCCATCGCGCGACTGGGCAGCCTGAAGGCCGCCTGCGCCGAGCTGAACCTGACGCAGCCCGCTGTTTCGAAGACGCTGAAGGAACTGGAGGACCTGCTGGGCGCAGCGCTGATGACCCGCGATCGGGGCGGCGTGCGGCTGACGGCTGAAGGCCGCGTCTTCCTTGAATTCGCCGGGCAGAGCCTTGCCGCCCTGCGGCGCGGGCTGGACGGGGTGGCGGAACTGCGTCAGGGCGGCGGAGAGGCCCTGCGCGTGGGCGCCCTGCCCTCGGTCGCGGCGCGGCTGATGCCCGAGGCGGTGCTGCGGTTCCGCGCCCTGTCGCCCGACACCCGGCTACACCTCCGCGACGGCGCGCATGGGGCCCTGACCGCGGATCTGCGGGAGGGGCGGCTGGACATGGTGATCGGGCGCATGGGCGCCGCCGAGACGATGCAGGGCCTTTCCTTCATGCAGCTTTATCAGGAGCGGGTCGTGCTGGCGGCGCGCACCGGCCACCCGCTTGCAGACACCACCCCGCCCGCAGAGGCGCTGGCCCGCTGGCCCGTGCTCTACCCGCCCGAGGGCGCGGCGATCCGCCCTCTCGTGGACCGCTGGTGCATGGCGCAGGGGCTGACCAGCTTCGCCGACCGGATCGACTGCGTGTCCGGCGCCTTCGGGCGCAGCTACCTGCGCATGACCGACGCGCTGTGGTTCATATCCGAGGGCGTGGTGGCGCAGGACCGCGCCGACGGGCGGCTGGTGGCGCTGCCGCTGGACCTTGGCCTGACCGCCGGTCCCGTGGGTCTGATGACCCGGCCCGAGGCCGCCGCCAGCCGGTCTCAGCAGCTGTTCGTGAGGGCGCTCAGGGACGCAGCCGAGGCTTTACCCATATCTTGA
- a CDS encoding YbjN domain-containing protein has product MALSEQYLTEDVHPIDIVEHIAEFNDWEFDRIADDQIAMAVEGQWRTYSITLAWSGGDETLRMICTFEMEPPVERLPALYEGLNAVNDQCWAGAFSYWAEPKLMVYKYGLVLAGGNIASPEQIDTMISAAVMSAERYYPAFQLMVYTDKSVKDALQIAIAEAYGRA; this is encoded by the coding sequence ATGGCCCTGTCCGAGCAGTATCTGACCGAAGACGTGCATCCCATCGACATCGTCGAGCACATCGCCGAGTTCAACGACTGGGAATTCGACCGCATCGCGGACGACCAGATCGCCATGGCGGTCGAGGGGCAGTGGCGCACCTACTCGATCACGCTGGCCTGGTCCGGCGGCGACGAAACCCTGCGCATGATCTGCACCTTCGAGATGGAACCCCCGGTCGAGCGGCTTCCGGCGCTCTACGAGGGGCTGAACGCGGTCAACGACCAGTGCTGGGCCGGCGCCTTCAGCTACTGGGCGGAACCCAAGCTGATGGTCTACAAATACGGGCTGGTGCTGGCGGGCGGCAACATCGCCTCGCCCGAACAGATCGACACGATGATCAGCGCCGCCGTGATGTCGGCGGAACGCTACTACCCGGCATTTCAGCTGATGGTCTACACCGACAAGTCGGTGAAGGACGCCCTTCAGATCGCGATTGCCGAGGCTTACGGGCGCGCCTGA